The proteins below are encoded in one region of Balaenoptera ricei isolate mBalRic1 chromosome 6, mBalRic1.hap2, whole genome shotgun sequence:
- the TRAF1 gene encoding TNF receptor-associated factor 1 isoform X2, whose protein sequence is MTTARTPKSPFASLHGPESSLRSRAWQNCCSGGWDGQSSPWGGPKFMQEHEVTSQATHLNLLLGFMKQWKAQLGSGLGSGPMALERNLSDLQLQGAVEAAGDLEVDCYRAPCSESQEELALQHFMKEKLLTELEGKLCVFENIVAVLNKEVEASHLALAASIHQSQLDREHILSLERRVVELQQTLAQKDQALGKLEQSFRLMEEASYDGTFLWKVTSVTRRCHESACGRTVSLFSPAFYTAKYGYKLCLRLYLNGDGTGKRTHLSLFIVIMRGEYDALLPWPFRNKVTFMLLDQNNREHAIDAFRPDLNSASFQRPQSETNVASGCPLFFPLNKLQSPKHAYVKDDTMFLKCIVETNA, encoded by the exons ATGACCACCGCCCGCACCCCCAAAAGCCCCTTTGCCTCTCTCCATGGTCCTGAATCATCACTGCGCTCAAGGGCATGGCAGAATTGTtgctctggaggctgggatggACAGAGCTCACCATGG GGGGGCCCGAAGTTCATGCAGGAGCATGAGGTCACCTCCCAGGCCACCCACCTGAACCTGCTGTTAGGGTTCATGAAACAGTGGAAGGCCCAGCTGGGCTCTGGCCTGGGGTCTGGGCCCATGGCCCTGGAGCGGAATCTGTCAGACCTGCAGCTGCAGGGGGCTGTGGAGGCAGCTGGGGACCTAGAGGTGGACTGCTACCGGGCCCCCTGCTCCGAGAGCCAGGAGGAGCTGGCCCTGCAGCACTTCATGAAGGAGAAGCTCCTGACGGAGCTGGAGGGGAAGCTGTGCGTGTTCGAGAACATCGTCGCCGTCCTCAACAAGGAGGTGGAGGCCTCCCACCTGGCCCTGGCCGCCTCCATCCACCAGAGCCAGCTGGACCGTGAGCACATCCTGAGCTTGGAACGGAGG GTGGTGGAGCTGCAGCAGACCTTGGCCCAGAAAGACCAGGCCCTGGGCAAGCTGGAGCAGAGCTTCCGCCTCATGGAAGAGGCCTCCTACGACGGCACCTTCCTATGGAAGGTCACCAGTGTCACCAGGCGGTGCCATGAGTCAGCCTGCGGCAGGACCGTCAGCCTCTTCTCCCCAG CTTTCTACACTGCCAAGTATGGATACAAGTTGTGCCTGCGGCTCTACCTGAATGGGGACGGGACGGGGAAGAGGACCCACCTGTCCCTCTTCATCGTGATCATGAGAGGGGAGTATGACGCTCTGCTGCCGTGGCCTTTCCGGAACAAG GTCACTTTCATGCTGCTCGACCAGAACAACCGTGAGCACGCCATCGACGCCTTCCGGCCCGACCTGAACTCAGCATCCTTCCAGCGGCCCCAGAGCGAAACCAATGTGGCCAGCGGCTGCCCGCTCTTCTTCCCCCTCAACAAGCTGCAGTCACCCAAGCATGCCTACGTGAAGGACGACACCATGTTCCTCAAGTGCATCGTGGAGACAAACGCTTAG